The Hypomesus transpacificus isolate Combined female chromosome 6, fHypTra1, whole genome shotgun sequence genomic interval GACAGAACTCACACTTGCCTCCCCGGATGGGTCATGGTGCCGCTGCACATTTCCGTTAGCATGTGAATTAGGAAGTGCCGCAGCCGGCAGAGTGAGCTTgtcagctagattattaactgTGCCTGAAACTTGTACACAAAATCACACTAAAACGTGTTTCCCCTCTTGCTTCGGAATACTATTGACATTAGAAGACACAGAACTGGCTAGACTAGTAATTGGCCTGGAGGCACATTATCTTTCACTGGAAAGTCTGGCTGCATTTCCAGGATGTCATAAGGTGTGTTTATGAATAAGTTAACGTTGagtacattttgttttgttccgTTTCCTAGAAATACTGGAGGAAAGACTCCCAAGATAACAACAATGAGCTGATCGTGTGCAGAGTCTTCCAGAAGAGGTTGCAAAATAGAGAGAGGCTGACTGGAAGATGCCCAGAAGAAAACAACAGAATCCACAACCTGTCAAGTGTAAGTTCTTACTATGCAGAGCACTGGAATTTAACTTACATATGTCATTCTCTTTATTTCCTCACCAAGTCAGTCCTCAAACAGATGACATGATCACTGAATACATAGATTGTAGACCCTATATGTAGGCTTGGTTGAAATCTTTGACAAAATATTTCAGGGAATCATAGGACATTGCTCAAAATGCATCTCAACAACTGTTTAAGTGAATGAGTTGTCTGCCCTACTCCATAGCAATCAATAATCTTGGAGATAAATAATCTCTATTGGTTGTTACTCCTCATTTGGGGAGTCCCACTCCCatccacactcactcacacactacaaTACTAGTATAATGTAATTGCAAAACAACCACTGGAGGGCAGTAGACTGATGGGGAGAGTTGAGGCTCGCTGAACAAGCTCTGATCTCTATCCTGGCTTTGTCCTTGAAAGTGAGCGGTTTTCCTGGGAGATGGCAGCTGTGCATCAGGGGTGTTGGTTCCATTACGCCTGAGCTATTTCAGATGTTATTGGCAGAAGTTGCTGTTGAACATAAGTTGCCAATAAGAAAGTACTGCGTCCAACAGAAAGAGCATCCATCTGTGAATTCATTGGAGACTGTCTTGatttatgtatttgtttgtttatttcatgCTTGGGAATTGCAGCATCTAATTTTAATTGATAAAGCTTATTGCAATCAGCATAAGTATATAAAGTCATATTGGAAATGTAAACATATAACTAAACTTGTCACCAACACATATttcatagcctggctgccagcccaacttcccccgcccacaaaaaaatttggttgggaagttgagtctggagggtctcgtattgggaacaactatataccaggatctgggcggaccaatgaaattgccagggcgggctttatacgatgatggacagatgatcaacagtaacgtaatcaacaacgtcacgaaagagcccttgggttgaattcgtttttaacaaacaacatatttcgttgctctgattggttgtaggtatatccaattgagcgaagaggcatttgttttacgagttcggttgaaacacgccccatagttacagcccaatggagagttttcagactcatattatgactagaattatgagtatgacaacgttggGCTACATATTTCACATAATTAAGCATCATGGTGCAACAATAGTTTTGTGTTATGTATGGTTCGATCATTTACATGATATTTTAATGATCTGAACCTATTGCATTGGTGCAAATATGGCTATTGCCAAAGCACTTTTGTGTAAATAAAGGTGAAATGATCACTACATAAAGTTGTCTATGGTGTCATTCACATCACAAATACCTTAtttcatgttttttgttgtctttttccCAACTGCAGTGGATTCTGAAGATGGTGTAGCCATAGAGACTCCAGGGAGCATCAACTTGGAGACAGACTTCCTTCTGGGAAATGACCTTGAGTTTGGTGATCCTGACGATGAAAACAAGATCCCAGACTTAGACAAGTACTCAGGTGGGTAGTAGTAGTTCCACTTCCTTAGCTTTCGAGCTGATTCTGAAACAGCTTTGagagatctggagcactgtttCTATTATTGAGAAAGCTTTGCAGCCCTTTCCCATTTCCCATTAAACATTTATAATTGGTGACTATTAGTGAGTAATTGTTACCTCGTATGACCTATTTGTAGATAAGTTGAATGTTGGTCATGGTTACTAGTGTGCAACAGCACAAGACTTTCTTCttcagataaaaaaataaataatgttcaGCTACCCTTGCCAACATTGCTATGCAGTTCTGTGTAAATGTTCTCTTTTTCAAGAACAATGACTCCAGTGTATTCCAACTCTGTTCAAAGTCAGATGAAAAACGCCAGGGGCTTCAGATTCCAACCACGGTCAAAAATACAGTTCTGTCTGACAACTGTCCTTTGTATGAAGCCTGCTTTCTTCCTACAAATGTTTTCATGAGCAAAGCAGCTTCGCAGAAGAGTTTTGATTGGTTTACTGTGAAAGGAAGTAGTTTGGAAGTACAGACTCATAGAATGTCCTGAAAGGACACATTTAGCTCTGGCTCTCTCAATCAATGTACCAGGGCTTTCTTTCCTACTGTGACAGTCAGAGGAACAGATCCACTGTAGAAATCATTCTTTCTGCTGTGGCTCTCTGTCAGAAAGAGCAATCATAAAACAGCAAAGCAAAGAAAAAATAGCTCTGTCACCACCATTATACAGGGGTCGTAAAAGGGAGCCATTATCATCAAGGACACCATTGCAGGAAAGCATTtatttatcatcatcatcatcatcatcatctgctGTCTCGGCTCCCGCTCCCCCggtgtcatcatcatcatcatcatcatcatctccatctccccctcatcatcatcatcattatcatcatcatcatcagggtTGCCATTAtagtcatcatcattatcattagGCCGAGTAATCATTCACCAGGGGGTTCAGAAGGGCTCAATATAAGGCTGGGCCAGACTCCTGCTCCCCACACAGTCTGCCTCTGCCTTCCAGAGAAGGTAGTTCTGCTTCAGTCTGCCTCCTTTCTCTACCAatacggagagaaagagagagagaaagagagagagagaggaagtgtgtgaagaAGAGGATTGACGGATAGCGAGAAAGGCGCATGGAGGTCTGGCAAGCTCGTCTGTTTTCTTTAGTTCTTTCTAGTAGCCCACAGCGAAGAGATCTGGTATTTTTTCATCCCTCTTTTCTGATACAACAAACAGCGTACCGGCAGCACACTAGAAACACAACTCCCTGCCAGCAGTGTAAGTATGAACACGGACGTTCTTGGAGAATATTATCTTTGTGTATTTTCTGGGTAAGGGcttgtatttttctttgtatCTGTATTCTTTCATCTGAATGTAAGAGTTGTTGAGGTAAAGCCAAGTATTTAAATCTTACGAAAGACAGTCCAAATGTTCTTATGTCAGAAGCACGAGGCTGTTTTAAAACCAGTTCTTGGATGTGGAAATCTGCATTTTTCTTTAAACCCTCAATTTGTGTGGCCGAGTAGTGACAATTTTTGGGGGGAAGGTTTGTTGTTTGATTCAGCAGAAAATAAAGGACAGTACTACAAATTATTTGAAAATGTATATGAGATTTTCATCAACAACATTTGAGTTTTCTCAGAAAAATTATAAATTTTGAAATATAAAATCAACAAACAAGACCTCCATCCATACAGACACATATATAAAGTGCCCCTTGGAAAAGAAATAGCATCCATTAACATTAATTACACTCCTAATCACAAAATCCAGTGATGCTAACGACACCCTAATGTGTGTCACGACTGTGGCAATTTGTGTGCTCATAGTTTTCATTTTGTTTGcaaccaccccctccctcacacacacaaccctccctGCAGACGCAGAAGCAGCCGATATTGGGTTCTCCGTCTTCCCCTTGGGTGATGAGGAGAGTCCTGCCTACAGCCAACTCAGCATGGAGAGTGACACCGACGACCCCCGCGCTGCCTCCGACCACCAGCGGGACGAGGAGGCGGCGGGCGCAGCCTTCCCCCCGTACCTGTCCTGCCGGGGCTGCGGCCAGCTGCGGGACGAGCCCCTAGGTCCGGGCATAGACCTGGTAGGCCCTTACTGTCTGCGCTGCTGCAAGGCCGGCAGGGAGGCTAAAGGCGGCGGGGACTATAGCACGCCGTCGTTTGGCCTAGCCAGTGGGATGAGCACCGGGGGAGAATCCCAAGAGGGGGACAGTgacggaggagggggcgggacgGCCAACGCGAGCCTGGCGAGTGAAGATGGCCAGTCCAAGCTGAGCTCGTGCCACCTGTGTGGTTTCTCGTCGCGCTACGCCAACCATGTGAAGCGTCACATGAAGACTCACAACGGGGAGAAGCCGTACAACTGCCCCCTCTGTACGTACGCCTCCGCTCAGCTGGTCAACCTGCAGAGACACCTGCGAatccacactggggagaagccctacaagtGTGACAGCTGCACCTTTGCTTGTAGTTCACTGGGCAACCTGAAGAGGCACCAGCGCATGCACACGCCCACTGCCACTGGCGCAGAACAGGAAGTACCCCGGCCAATCAGCAGTCACAACAGCCTCAAAAGGCCTTGGATTGGTCAAAGAGCCAAGGAGGAGGAGCCCTGTGTGTCAGTCGATGGTATAAAAGCCATATCATCTGTATCTAATTGTTGTTAAAAGATTGACTCATATCTAGTGACATTTTCAGTTTAAAGTAGGTTAAATTAAATACTTTTCAAAAGAGTTCCCTCGGTGAATGCGTCCTTTCAGCTAACGTTTGTGAACATCTCTTCTTGTCTGTAGAACACGTGAGGCCTGATCTCCATCTTCACGGTGGCGTGCAGAATCACACCTACCTATCAGCCTTCGACAGCCCCAGGGGGGCTCCTCCTGAGCGCCCCCAGACCTCTCTCTTTGACGTCACTGGCAATGGGAGTGGCCACAACAGCATCAAGAGGTCCAGAATTGGTCAAAGAGCTAGGGGGGAGGGGCATGGTGCTTCATCTGAAGGTATTGTAGGTTTTTAAGTGTCACATTTCAGCTTTCAGGGGTTGTTTTTCAGGTTGTGCTTTCATGAACACCCTTCCCTGTTGATCTCTTTGCAGAAACTGTAAGACCAGATCTGAACACGCACGGGACCGACCACAAAGATGGCTACCTTTTGGCTTTCGACGGTGGCCTGAGGGGGGGTCCCCCCCCACTTCTGCAgcgcccaccaccacccctcctggAGACTGCCAGTGGAGGTGGGGACAGCAGGggcggggcaggggcaggggccgGAGGTGACACGCTCCCCCCACTGCTCTTCCCCTACACCTGCCGACTGTGCGGCGTGGTCCTGGAGGACGAGGACGGCTCGTCGGCCCAGATCTGTGCCAAGTGCACCCTGGAGATGCTGACCAAAGACTCGTCCTCCCCCAGCAGCCCCGGCGAGCGCAGTGACAAGGTGTACACCTGCCCCGTCTGCCCCTTCCTCACCCACTACCCCAACCACCTGGCCCGCCACATGAAGACGCACAGTGGCGAGAAGCCCTACAAGTGCCCGCAGTGCGACTATGCTTCGGCACACTTTGACAACCTGAAACGCCACCACCGCGTGCACACGGGCGAGAAGCCCTACAAGTGCCACCTGTGTGACTATGCCTGCGGCAACCTGGCCAACCTGAAACGCCACCAGCGCGTCCACTCGGGCGTCAAGCCCTTCCAGTGCCCGCTCTGCAGCTACAGCTGCAACCAGAGCATGAACCTCAAGCGCCACATGCTGCGCCACAcgggggagaagccctacaagtGCCAGGACTGTGGCTACACCACGGGCCACTGGGACAACTACAAGAGACACCAGAAGAAGCACGGCCTGGCCACTGAGGGCTGGGTCAAAGTTCAGGCGCCCGGCCatgaggaagatgaagaggaggacgaaGATGAGGGGATGGGGGTTCCATCCgagaggaaagatggaggggtGAATATGCAGTACGTGCTCGGCCGAGGGGGTGGAGTCCTGCCACACACATGAGATTGTAGAAGAAGAGAGACTTGGCAAACAGCTACCAGCATCTActcgttttttgtttgtttgtcctcTCACAAAGTCCTTATATATTGTTTAGTATTGTTGTTTTATTGTTCTGTGTTTTGTCAAATATCTTCAGTGGCTGCTACTGTATTTAGAATCATGCACAAATtaattattataaaaaaaacgaTGACCGGATTGTTTTGATGCTGTTGGACAGAGTAGGGAAAGAAATGCTCTTCATATCTTGTTTTTGATTCTGTTGATGTATCATGCCAGACTAATGCATTTTCTGCTGCCCCTTAACCTGACATGTGCTAGtcaacacacacccctcaccaaACACTGGGTTTACTCATCTCACATTATGCCTTATAGTCACTCTTAATCTTCCATTATTGCACGCCACTCTAGTCTTCATGACTTACTGCCTGGAATCTCTGCTGTCAAGAGGGATTAACGCCTATAGTGGGCTTTGTGTGATCATCCAATATGACAAATACAGCTTCTGATTCTGCATATCTTACCCTGTAGCCTACTGCCCTGCTTCACATGGAGGTGGGGACAAACTCAAACCCACAAATGTAAGATGATCGTCTCCACCTGTGCACATTTCACTTCCACAGAAAACAATTATACATCACAGAATTGAGTCATTTGTACGCTCATTATTCAACATAATCAAGCCTTCCTCCCCTGCTGTGCCCTGATCCTTCACTCTGGCTCTCCTGTGTGATCGTATGAGACATCCTTTGAGGGTGAGAATGACTAGCGTTGCTTTGGTGTGTTGTGTCTTTTATCAACTGTGAAACTAGCCCTTTGTCTTTTTGGTTTTTACTTGAAGCGAGACACGTAATAGTAAGCATGAGAGTGTCAAAACTGAATATATaacgtt includes:
- the znf513a gene encoding zinc finger protein 513a isoform X1 → MPRRKQQNPQPVKLDSEDGVAIETPGSINLETDFLLGNDLEFGDPDDENKIPDLDKYSDAEAADIGFSVFPLGDEESPAYSQLSMESDTDDPRAASDHQRDEEAAGAAFPPYLSCRGCGQLRDEPLGPGIDLVGPYCLRCCKAGREAKGGGDYSTPSFGLASGMSTGGESQEGDSDGGGGGTANASLASEDGQSKLSSCHLCGFSSRYANHVKRHMKTHNGEKPYNCPLCTYASAQLVNLQRHLRIHTGEKPYKCDSCTFACSSLGNLKRHQRMHTPTATGAEQEVPRPISSHNSLKRPWIGQRAKEEEPCVSVDEHVRPDLHLHGGVQNHTYLSAFDSPRGAPPERPQTSLFDVTGNGSGHNSIKRSRIGQRARGEGHGASSEETVRPDLNTHGTDHKDGYLLAFDGGLRGGPPPLLQRPPPPLLETASGGGDSRGGAGAGAGGDTLPPLLFPYTCRLCGVVLEDEDGSSAQICAKCTLEMLTKDSSSPSSPGERSDKVYTCPVCPFLTHYPNHLARHMKTHSGEKPYKCPQCDYASAHFDNLKRHHRVHTGEKPYKCHLCDYACGNLANLKRHQRVHSGVKPFQCPLCSYSCNQSMNLKRHMLRHTGEKPYKCQDCGYTTGHWDNYKRHQKKHGLATEGWVKVQAPGHEEDEEEDEDEGMGVPSERKDGGVNMQYVLGRGGGVLPHT
- the znf513a gene encoding zinc finger protein 513a isoform X2 — translated: MEVWQARLFSLVLSSSPQRRDLVFFHPSFLIQQTAYRQHTRNTTPCQQYAEAADIGFSVFPLGDEESPAYSQLSMESDTDDPRAASDHQRDEEAAGAAFPPYLSCRGCGQLRDEPLGPGIDLVGPYCLRCCKAGREAKGGGDYSTPSFGLASGMSTGGESQEGDSDGGGGGTANASLASEDGQSKLSSCHLCGFSSRYANHVKRHMKTHNGEKPYNCPLCTYASAQLVNLQRHLRIHTGEKPYKCDSCTFACSSLGNLKRHQRMHTPTATGAEQEVPRPISSHNSLKRPWIGQRAKEEEPCVSVDEHVRPDLHLHGGVQNHTYLSAFDSPRGAPPERPQTSLFDVTGNGSGHNSIKRSRIGQRARGEGHGASSEETVRPDLNTHGTDHKDGYLLAFDGGLRGGPPPLLQRPPPPLLETASGGGDSRGGAGAGAGGDTLPPLLFPYTCRLCGVVLEDEDGSSAQICAKCTLEMLTKDSSSPSSPGERSDKVYTCPVCPFLTHYPNHLARHMKTHSGEKPYKCPQCDYASAHFDNLKRHHRVHTGEKPYKCHLCDYACGNLANLKRHQRVHSGVKPFQCPLCSYSCNQSMNLKRHMLRHTGEKPYKCQDCGYTTGHWDNYKRHQKKHGLATEGWVKVQAPGHEEDEEEDEDEGMGVPSERKDGGVNMQYVLGRGGGVLPHT
- the znf513a gene encoding zinc finger protein 513a isoform X3, with protein sequence MESDTDDPRAASDHQRDEEAAGAAFPPYLSCRGCGQLRDEPLGPGIDLVGPYCLRCCKAGREAKGGGDYSTPSFGLASGMSTGGESQEGDSDGGGGGTANASLASEDGQSKLSSCHLCGFSSRYANHVKRHMKTHNGEKPYNCPLCTYASAQLVNLQRHLRIHTGEKPYKCDSCTFACSSLGNLKRHQRMHTPTATGAEQEVPRPISSHNSLKRPWIGQRAKEEEPCVSVDEHVRPDLHLHGGVQNHTYLSAFDSPRGAPPERPQTSLFDVTGNGSGHNSIKRSRIGQRARGEGHGASSEETVRPDLNTHGTDHKDGYLLAFDGGLRGGPPPLLQRPPPPLLETASGGGDSRGGAGAGAGGDTLPPLLFPYTCRLCGVVLEDEDGSSAQICAKCTLEMLTKDSSSPSSPGERSDKVYTCPVCPFLTHYPNHLARHMKTHSGEKPYKCPQCDYASAHFDNLKRHHRVHTGEKPYKCHLCDYACGNLANLKRHQRVHSGVKPFQCPLCSYSCNQSMNLKRHMLRHTGEKPYKCQDCGYTTGHWDNYKRHQKKHGLATEGWVKVQAPGHEEDEEEDEDEGMGVPSERKDGGVNMQYVLGRGGGVLPHT